From the Mya arenaria isolate MELC-2E11 chromosome 17, ASM2691426v1 genome, the window AAATTCTGAAATACCATTTATATATCACTGATACATTGCTATTGATTCACtggaaataatgtaaaaaaagctgtttacaactgttttttaCAAACCTGACTACGAATTGTTTAGAATAATACGtatcatatttttgtaatttatttaatagaaCAATACAATTGGTTGTAATCATTTCTTTATGTCCATTGGTGTAAATTACCACGTTGTACATTGTACACGAAATGTAAGTTTGATGAGATAAATAAAACTGTAGtaatttattcatgtttttaatttgatctTTGCGAATTGGAAATCATAACGACACCCTGTCGATATAACGTCATTTTACAATTCTTGTAGATTGCTTTTCAAGGACTTTGGGGGTGGCCTTGCAGTTATTGGCATGTCCCAACGaattgtatttgatatttgtcTTCATAAATACATCATTGGTCTTGAATTCTTAGTTCATATAGCAAATTCTATAAAGGATATAATTCATATCATCATGCTATGCGTTTTAGTTATGATTCTACGCTCAATAatttatgaatacatgtactagtttcctaacaaaacaaacaactatgTTATTGCTATAAGCTTGAAATTCCTCTAGTGGTGTAGTATTCTTTTCACCGTTGAACGGAACTATAGCTTgccgcttaatgcacgtactttataaagtaaaaatgtaaggGAGGAATAATTCAGGTGGCCTTTTAAAGAAGGTGGCCGTTCAACCAGGGTTGACTGTACTTTCAAAAGTTGTacgaaaatatttgaaagcGTGGTTATGATTCTTGCAATAACTGCACCTTAAGCTTATTCTgtgttatttaaacatattggaAATAAGCTGACTTTTACAACTCTATTAGCTATATTTTACGGACCTAATAACATATTTCAACAATGTAAGGCCACCGTCGGCAACCACaatactttcttccgttacactacACACATACCGTGGggcaattgactgacaaaatctcgttttaatgaatatacatgAGGCAGGAGAgtcaactcttcttccaatgaagatgcatgttacactcaaatattgttcaataattttACAATGTCAATATCCTCCGTGGCCGTTTGATCTTGacttctttaaaatataatggtACTATGTATGCGGACCTGGGTCAACTCAGGCAATCGCTAGgataattttcaaacttaaagcATCTGatactttgcggaaccaatgagACTGCcccattaattattcatgattacgggattttcctagccaaatcGCCCACGATACACAACGAAGCAAAGCGTAATGTATTTCGGGGGTATTCGACGATGTGAACGGCAAAAAGCTTTTAACTATTTGTTCCCTTTTTTTTGGCTCATAGACGGATTTTCAAACAAAGCTTTGGCAAGGAACTTTAAACTTTCTTTCccttttttataaggcttttCCATTTGGTAAGATAAACAAAACCATACTTCAGTCTAGCGCTTGGATAGCATATGGTAAGGTACCCTAagaattataatatatacatattcaacTTGTCTCAGGACATgcactttattgaaatggttTAAGTTCAGGCCGATTCGGCGGGTAATGTGACGAATTGCTGGAGAATTTTACTACAAAATAGGACTAGGTCGGTGGAGAGTGGGAAAGTTGTGGATATGCAAATATATGTTCACATCATTTTagcattattttgaaatttcagtctaaaataattaaatagctTTTATAACTCTTTTCGGCAAaattttgagtattttttacatatttgttaaaattattaacaaagGACTTTTATTTTGAACCATTGGTGATGTTTTGTCATTGAAGTAGTCCTTTTGTACACATAATTGATTGTTTGCATGGATAACCCTATTACTAGTAAACGAATCCGTTTAACGTCTGTCCAAGACAATATTGAGCTCGTGCGTGTTTGCGTTGGTGTGTTTGcgttggtgtgtgtgtgtgtgtgtgtgtgtgtgtgtgtgtgtgtgtgtgtgtgtgtgtatgtgtgggtgtgtgtgtgtgtgcgtgtgggTGTGGGTGGGTGTGTGtatgggtgtgtgtgtgtgtgtgtgtgtgtgtgtgtgtgtttgtgcgtgcgtgcgtgcgtgcgtgcgtgcgtgcgtgcgtgcgtatgtgTGTGACAAAGTTTCTGCGAGGTTACGTTTTAATAAAGTACGGAAACAGGGCTGTGACCTTCAAAGTCTGCTTGGCGTCGACAAAGCTGGCATATAGTTCTAAAGAGTATTCTGCTGCATAGTATGCTCGCTCCCTTACCATAAATGATATCGAAAGAAAGATGATTCCTATATGGAAACCGCCTCGAATGTTCTTACGTATTTAAGTGTGTTAACTATTACAAAAAAGTACCTTTTCGTATAGTTTAAGCAGTGATGAAACATAATAGCGATATAGCTCTGTAGTTGTTAGGGTTTAGTTAtcattatattgatattttttatctgtacacaaattgtatgtgtttttaatcaataaagtcaaatgagttaaacatgataataaattaaaatattttttgcatcaacctacattgtgtgcctttaaacggCATTGTGATAATCTCCACTTTTTATCTCCGATGGTCAATGTCAGTATTTCCCCATTTTCCGGAACAGGAATGCAATTGATTCAACCATTATTGGTTAAGTTTTTTTGCGAGAATACTTTTCTTTGTTTCCCTTAGTTGTGTTtccatattttatatatgaagaTAAATGTACCTGACATTCGTCACCGACGTTCTATATAATCTCCCATATACATGTCAGTATCTGCAAAGCCTGaaaaaacaatgcattaaaGAAAGTGTAATGCAACGATTTATCGATAGGATGATTTCGAATTTGCAAAGagcaaattaaaaagaaaaacaagagtTTCTacagtttcatttatttcatcataattacattttgtattcaaattaCAAGATGATAGCTCAAATTAATTGATAGATAGAAGCAATTACAACCAATTGTATTGTACTTTAAAAGGCATTACAGAAATAAGATTTGTATTATTCTTAGTAATTGGTAATCAGATAAGTAAGTTATGATAGCTATGAAAAGTGTTATATTAATTCTGTTTTCTATATTGTACAATGTTTAGCTGTAAGAGACGTTAAGACTTTCGTCATAACTTCGGAATAGGTGACGTCACAGCCTACAAGCTGAGCTTGTCTGCAACGTAACGTCGCCTCTCTGTAATTACAATAAACGTCTTTGTTGACGTTCTGTGTCGTTGTAAGCAAAATTCCTTTAATAAGTCCTTGAATTCCACCAAACTTACACGGAATATCTCCTTTTCTGACCGTCTCCAACGTGCAAAAAAATTGACTTTTCACAAGGTCTTTATTCATACAGTATGAAGCGAGAGCTGATCCAAATTGGTCCATATCGATGTACCGTCTGACATACTCTTCCTCCGGCGTGCATCCAACctcattaaaatgtttgacaCAGCGAGTGTACTTATCAATCTTCTCACAAAACAGGTCGACACCACCATCGAAGCTAGCCTTCGCCAAAGTTGCATTATCATCTAGTATATGTACTATGCTATCTGATGGAGGAAATACTGTGTTCACATCGGATCCGTATATGAATTCTCCGCACTTAAACACTACTGTGTTTAAAAGATCGGACGATTTAACGATAGCGATGTCAGGCTCAGTCGGAGACGATTCAGTTGTCGTAGAATTTGGTGTGACAGATGATGTTTTTGCTTCAACTTGTGCGCATGCGCAGACCAAACCGAGGGCGATCCAGTATCTTGGACCCATTTTGTGTTGCGGTTGGAGTTGTTTGCACCTGAAAGGAATACAATCTTTAAAtactttcacaaaatatttagtcatctgacccacaaatatgtTCTCTGACGGCTCCATTGTTCTCTATAAAAcgtaatgttatattttgttgccTAGcctcaatatcacaaaaatacacaaaaaaaatctcaatcTCAGGTTTAACTAATTTTATcacattataacattataagattcaaatgtgaaaatgttttacgtattatgttgatgaaaatatttGGTCAATTTTTCATAGAACACTGATTTTGAGAGCAAAAACTTGAgtcaaatttattgtttttgagttAAACTTATGTTCATTTTGTGCTGTAGAAATATGTCTTATAAGAACATTGAGAATAAAAGTGTTTACCAACAAgattatgtgttttttaaaatagtCAAAGGCTTGTGTTTGCTTATTTggaatatgcaaaataaattatcaaaatcacattatgcataaaatattacattctattatttattattgttgtttgtttcaaatgaaatcgAACGAAAAATTACACATATTTTAGCAATCTTTGAAGGAGAAAAgatcattttaacaatttcggtaaacaatcaacattttttctttctttttctgcCCACATCACCGTTTCCAAATAATAccaaatgcaaaaaataactACTGGTATGATAGAAGATACTTCAACCATATGTTTCCGGTCCTGATAGAAATATCCGACCCTAGGGCACGCTGcatagccggtaactcggcaagcttCGTTACCTTACAACGCAGTTGCCctcaggggtggtattcaacaTACcacttaagtattttttaacgttATACATCGTTGACTCAATTCACTGTATATGATAGCTATTTACAACACGtcatccgattagctacatcgttcttagatacAAGTAAGGCTAATATTGAACACCACCTCTTGTCGAATGTTTTTtaccggaccggaaacacatggcATATATTATTAATCTATGATATCGCCTTTATCAATCTActactaaaataaattaaaaatcagTTTAACTTCAGaagttttatttctaaatactTTCATATGATAACGgacttataaataattattgtaataattaagaaatgtaCAGTACTTTTTAAGCACCAATAAATGTTGTTCTGTATAACAGATAAAGATACTTACTTGGTTTGAATGTTAAATGATGATAAAACAAAAGATAACTGCCTTATTATATACCATACAGTCTAATTACCTTAACAATGACTAATTATATGCAAACCGGATGATATGagaaaattattacaaaatcagGAATTTACCTGAATGATtaattcaaaatagaaaaaaaaacaatctttatagGAATGTTTTTCTTAGTAACTGAGCAACTTAGTAATTAATATGTTGTGGGCTTTAATTGTGTTTACTACTTTTTGAATAGTTGACTTATTTAAATGCTAATTAATCATTGTGTCGTTTTGAATAATTTCGAAATGGTTTAAAAAGACACAATGAGTGATAGGCTACACATTTAAACTAAACGCATTAACTATTAAAAAGTGTAAATTCAATTGTCACTTATATCAATTCATTCTAAGTTGTCAAcagtttaatgaaaaaaaaaaaaaatctactgcagttttagatatatatatacaaaaaatgatattgaaagtAAATCAAAGTTCACTGGCCCTCGTTAAAAAGTAGTGAAGCTCTAATAAGAATTACAACACATTTctacgcacagggtacagaaaGTAAAACTATCAGATCTCTATGTGCTAATCAAATATTGCTCTTCCTGGGCCAATTTGtgaccactgtgcgcaagagtGAATCATCACTTTGCTATACACGCTTATAAGACTTTAACTTCCATTTTTTTGCAGAAGCTCGTGGATAATCTTGTGGCGATATAAAAGAACAATCGCCCCCGCACCcgccccccgcccccccccccccccagtttgTCACATTGACCAATAACCATATAACATTCACATAAAAAGGTTCTGGAAATATGTTAAATACAAATCAGAAAGACCATTGTACCGACAGTTAAAGAAGTTGTTTATAAAATGCTGAAAGGTATTCAGTGATAGGTTATGTGTTTATTGATCTGACAGCCATGGCGGAGTATGTACCATGCTGCTTTTTACATTTTcgcattttgaaatattgttaaacaaaccgcaacatatatttgtttttgacacATTCAACCACAAGTGGCAGATGCAACGTTGAAATCGAccacaacatttataaaaagttaaatatgaAAACGTATTAAGCAAATATTACATCTTGTCGTCTGTTTTATGTGTCTTGCTTCATTGCATCCCGAGTTCATTATCCGAGCAACTGTATTcaaactttacaaaaacatcCACAAGAGTCTAAAAGGACCTCCCGGAActaaacgcagtactaataaccatTCAAGTACATACATTTCTGCTTTTACTCACTTAAAAGAAACAATATctcattataaatgtttttatgacgcactatttttaaaaaaaaaatgccatttgaaCATCGCGAAATGATACTTGTTATTACGTGACGTAAACAGAGTGGAATACCGCCGTATTGCACTAGATGCCAGACAGGAGAAGTGAATTTTGAGATATGTGCTGCTCTcagatttatgatgggtatataataaaacttaatactTATATAATCTTGGTGCGTGTAACGACAATTTATTATGGATGTATTCTGTATCGATTGACGTTGAACTATTTAGGATTAGTTCTGTTGAGTGTCTTTTGGGCCTCATACAAACTCATTGGGTAGTGTCTGTCTTGTTATGTGTCTTTTGGGCTTCATACAAGCTCATTGACTAGTGTCTGTCTTGTTATGTGTCTTTTGGGCTTCATACAAGCTCATTGACTAGTGTCTGTCTTGTTATGTGTCTTTTGGGCTTCATACAAGCTCATTGACTAGTGTCTGTCTTGTTATGTGTCTTTTGGGCTTCATACAAGCTCATTGACTAGTATCTGTCTTGTTATGTGTCTTTTGGGCTTCATACAAGCTCATTGACTAGTGTCTGTCTTGTTATGTGTCTTTTGGGCTTCATACAAGCTCATTGAGTAATGTCTGTTTTGTTATGTGTCTTTTGAGCTTCATACAAGCTCATTGAGTAATGTCTGTCTTGTTACGTGTCTTTTGAGCTTCATACAAGCTCATTGAGTAGTGTCTGTCTTGTTACGTGTCTTTTGGGCTTCATACAAGCTCACTGAGTAATTTCTGTCCTGCTATGTGTCTTTTGGGCTTCATAAAACCGCATTGAGTAGTGTCTGTCTTGTTATGTGTCTTTTGGGCCTCATACAAGCTCATTGACTAGTGTCTGTCTTGTTATGTGTCTTTTGGGCTTCATACAAGCTCACTGAGTAATTTCTGTCTTGATTTGTGTCTTTTGGGCTTCATAAAACCGCATTGAGTAGTGTCTGTCTTGTTATGTGTCTTTTGGGCTTCATACAAGCTCATTGACTAGTGTCTGTCTTGTTATGTGTCTTTTGGGCTTCATACAAGCTCACTGAGTAATTTCTGTCCTGCTATGTGTCTTTTGGGCTTCATAAAACCTCATTGAGTAGTGTCTGTCTTGTTATGTGTCTTTTGGGCTTTATAAAACCGCATTGAGTAGTGTCTGTCTTGTTATGTGTCTTTTGGGCTTCATACAAGCTCACTGAGTAATTTCTGTCTTGCTATGTGTCTTTTGGGCTTCATAAAACCTCATTGAGTAGTGTCTGTCTTGTTATGTGTCTTTTGGGCTTCATACAAGCTCATTGACTAGTGTCTGTCTTGTTATGTGTCTTTTGGGCTTCATACAAGCTCACTGAGTAATTTCTGTCCTGCTATGTGTCTTTTGGGCTTCATAAAACCTCATTGAGTAGTGTCTGTCTTGTTATGTGTCTTTTGGGCTTCATACAAGCTCACTGAGTAATTTCTGTCTTGTTATGTGTCTTTTGGGCTTTATAAAACCGCATTGAGTAGTGTCTGTCTTGTTATGTGTCTTTTGGGCTTCATACAAGCTCACTGAGTAATTTCTGTCTTGCTATGTGTCTTTTGGGCTTCATAAAACCTCATTGACTAGTGTCTGTCTTGTTATGTGTCTTTTGGGCTTTATACAAGCTCATTGACTAGTGTCTGTCTTGTTATGTGTCTTTTGGGCCTCATACAAGCTCACTGAGTAATGTCTGTCATGTTATGTGTCTTTTGGGCTTCAAACAAGCTCAATGAGTAGTGTCTGTCTTGTTATGTGTCTTTTGGGCTTCATACAAGCTCATTGAGTAGTATCTGTCTTGTTATGTGTCTTTTGGGCTTCATACAAGCTCATTGAGTAGTGTCTGTCTTGTTATGTGTCTTTTGGGCTTCATACAAGCTCACTGAGTAATTTCTGTCCTGCTATGTGTCTTTTGGGCTTCATAAAACCTCATTGAGTAGTGTCTGTCTTGTTATGTGTCTTTTGGGCTTTATAAAACCTCATTGACTAGTATCTGTCTTGTTATGTGTCTTTTGGGCTTCATACAAGCTCATTGAGAAGTGTCTGTCTTGTTATGTGTCTTTTGGGCTTCATACAAGCTCTTCGAGTAGTGTCTGTCCTGTTATGTGTCTTTTGAGCTTCATACAAGCTCATTGAGTAGTGTCTGTCTTGTTATGTGTCTTTTGGGCTTCATACAAGTTCATTGAGTAGTGTCTGTCTTGTTATGTGTCTTTTGGGCTTCATACAAGCTCATTGAGTAGTGTCTGTCTTGTAAAGTGTCTCTTGCGCCTCATACAAGCTCACTGAGTAGTGTCTGTCTTGTTAAGTGTCTTTTGGGCTTCATACAAGTTCATTGAGTAGTGTCTGTCTTGTTAAGTGTCTTTTGGGCTTCATACAAGCTCACTGAGTAGTGTCTGTCTTGTTAAGTGTCTTTTGGGCTTCATACAAGTTCATTGAGTAGTGTCTGTCTTGTTATGTGTCTTTTGGGCTTCATACAAGCTCATTGAGTAGTGTCTGTCTTGTAAAGTGTCTCTTGCGCCTCATACAAGCTCACTGAGTAGTGTCTGTCTTGTTAAGTGTCTTTTGGGCTTCATACAAGCTCACTGAGTAGTGTCTGTCTTGTTATGTGTCTTTTTGGCTTCATACAAGCTCATTGAGTAGTGTCTGTCTTGTAAAGTGTCTCTTGCGCCTCATACAAGCTCACTGAGTAGTGTCTGTCTTGTTAAGTGTAATCTGGGCTTTATACAAGCTCTTTGAGTAGTGTCTGTCTTGTTAAGTGTCTTTTGGGCCTCATACAAGCTCATTGAGTAGTGTCTGTCTTGTTAAGTGTAATCTGGTCTTGTTTAGTGTCAGTTTGGGTAATTAAACAAGCTAATTGAGTTAGGAATGTTTTGTTTAGTGTCAGTTGGGTAATTAAACAAGCTAAGTGAGTTAGGAATAATTTTGTATAGTGTCAGTTGGGTTACTAAACAAGCTCATTGAGTCAGCTTGTTTAGTGCTTGTTGGGTCATGAAACAAGGTCGTTGAGTTAGGGTTATTCTTGTTCAGTGTATATTGGACGTTTAAACAAGCTCATTGCGATATGGTAAGTCTTGTTTATGGTCAGTTATGCCTTGAAACAAGCTCATTGAGATAGGGTTAGTCCTGTTTATGGTCAGTTATGCCTTTAAACCAGCTCACTGAGATAGGGTTAGTCTTGTTTATGGTCAGTTATGCCTTGAAACAAGCTCATTGAGATAGGGTTAGTCCTGTTTATGGTCAGTTATGCCTTTTAACCAGCTCACTGAGATAGGGTAAGTCCTGTTTATGGTCAGTTATGCCTTTAAACCAGCTCACTGAGATAGGGTTAGTCTTGTTTATGGTCAGTTATGCCTTGAAACAAGCTCATTGAGATAGGGTTAGTCTTGTTTATGGTCAGGTATGCCTTTAAACCAGCTCACTGAGATAGGGTTAGTCCTGTTTATGATCAGTGACGCCTTTAAACCAGCTCACTGAGATAGTGTTAGTCCTGTTTATGGTCAGTTATGCCTTTAAACCAGCTCACTGAGATAGGGTTAGTCCTGTTAATGGTCAGTGACGCCTTTAAACCAGCTCACTGAGATAGGGTTAGTCCTGTTTATGGTCAGTTATGCCTTTAAACAAGCTCATTGAGATAGGGTAGGTCTTGTTTATGGTCAGGTATGCCTTTAAACCAGCTCACTGAGATAGGGTAAATCTTGTTTATGGTCAGTTATGCCTTTAAACCAGCTAACTGAGATATGGTTAGTCCTGTTAATGATCAGTGACGCCTTTAAACCAGCTCACTGAGATAGGGTTAGTCCTGTTTATGGTCAGTTATGCCTTTAAACAAGCTCATTGAGAAAGGGTAGGTCTTGTTTATGCTCAGGTATGCCTTTAAACCAGCTCACTGAGATAGGGTTAATCTTATTTATGGTCAGTTATGCCTTTTAACCAGCTCACTGAGATAGGGTAAATCTGGTTTATTGTCAGGTATGCCTTTAAACCAGCTCATTGAGATAGAGTAAGTCTGGTTTATGGTCAGTTATGCCTTTAAACCAGCTCATTGTGATAGGGTAAATCTGGTTTATGGTCAGGTATGCGTTTAAACCAGCTCATTGAGATAGGGTAAATCTAGTTTATGGTCAGTTATGCCTTTATACCAGCTCATTGAGATAGGGTATATCTGGTTTATGGTCACTTATGCCTTTAAACCAGCTCACTTAGATAGGTTAAATCTTATTTATGGTCACTTATGCCTTTAACCCAGCTCACTGAGATAGGGTCAATCTGATTTATGGTCAGTTATGCCTTTAAACCAGCTCACTGAGATAGGGTTAATCTGGTTTATGGTCAATTATGCCTATAAACCAGCTTACTGAGATAGAATAAATCTGGTTTATGGTCAGTTATGCCTTTAAACCAGCTTATTGAGATAGGGTAAATCTGGTTTATGGTCAGTTATGCCCTTAAATCAGCTCATAGAGATAGAGTATTTCTTGTTAATGGTCAGTAATGCCTTTTACCAGCTCATTGAGAGTGGGTAAATCTTGTTTATGGTCAGTGACGACTTTAAATCAGCTCATTGAGATAGTGTTAATCTTGGTTATGGTCAGTTATGCCTTTAAATCGGCCCATTGAGATAGGGTAAATCTTGTTTATGTAGGTAAATCTTGTTAATGGTCAGTTATGCCTATAAACTTGCTCATTGAGATAGTGTAAATCTTGTTTATGGTCAGTGATGCCTTTTAAGCAGCTCATTGAGGTAGGGTAAATCTTGGGAAAGAGTGTGATTTGTGCAcgaaaactggtttaaacccccagtaaatttacattttactgaccgctccaaggcggtacctaacaatccttgataaacataccttgtgttttatatatagtatgtatgcactgtgctgcttgtggagttttgtgctgttcttccatgtttcttgtttgttatcttacgttctatgtctttggcgtttacccagtgccattaaaccgggtttatgtttaaactttttgctactgagcttgtttctgtagctttttgcataaatattgtttatggtCTGTTATTCACTTACACAAGCTTATTGAGATAGGGTTATTCCTGTCTTTAGAAAGTCATTCCTTTGAACAACCTGATTGAGATAGGTcctgtttaatgtttgttgtgcCATTTAACAACCTAATTTAGTATTGGTTAGTTTTGTTTAGTGTCAGTAATGCCTTTAAGCAAGTTCATTTAGTTTTGGTTAATCTTGTTGAGTTTTTAAGCGCATTGAGATAGGGTTAGTTTTGTTCAGTgactgttttttatttgtttatgaaaatatcatgtatgttcTTTAGTGTCCTTCTTTCTTAAATAGGAAAATGACGATCAAATTaagtacatattatttttatttcttctagaaaaaaatatcaaatttagaTTTAATTCAAACATTCAAGTATTTTCTCTTCAATTACCTATATTTAAGACAAAACGCAATATACGTACTTGTTATCTGGAACATTTGAGAAATACATACCAATATCGTACTATATGTTAGACTGTGTTAGGGCCTTGGTTTCACTACTCATGCATGTTGCGATGAGCAATGCACTTAGtctataatttaatataaattcataaaaatccAAATTATATACTCCAg encodes:
- the LOC128224596 gene encoding uncharacterized protein LOC128224596 — protein: MGPRYWIALGLVCACAQVEAKTSSVTPNSTTTESSPTEPDIAIVKSSDLLNTVVFKCGEFIYGSDVNTVFPPSDSIVHILDDNATLAKASFDGGVDLFCEKIDKYTRCVKHFNEVGCTPEEEYVRRYIDMDQFGSALASYCMNKDLVKSQFFCTLETVRKGDIPCKFGGIQGLIKGILLTTTQNVNKDVYCNYREATLRCRQAQLVGCDVTYSEVMTKVLTSLTAKHCTI